The Gossypium hirsutum isolate 1008001.06 chromosome D06, Gossypium_hirsutum_v2.1, whole genome shotgun sequence genome contains the following window.
CGGTTGTGTAAGATAAAAAAaggaattgaaaaagaaagaatcgTGGAACTTGGTCTACGGCTTCAACTGAAATCCTCCTCTGGTAAACTCACTTTTGCTtgatatttttctcttctttatcatttttaatgtGGCTTTGTTGTTATTTTCATGTCACTTTATCAAATATTATTTCCATCGTCATCATCATCGTATTGGCTGCATGTAGTAATTACCAATATTTTGTTATGTTCTTATTCGAATTTGTATGTTTAATCTAATCTAATTATTTAGTAATTTCCTTACTCGTATTAGTATTCTTAGTCTAATCTAATTTATTTTACCAGAATCATGGGTAATTGCTGCTCAGTCCAAATTGGTTTAGAGAATTTCATCATTCGTGGCTTGGATCCCATTGTTGGCCATGATAATTACGTATGCAAGCTTAAACAAACTCTTCCGACTTTATCTGTTGCTCTTCAAGAACTGAGGGCACTAAGGAACGACATGCAAAGGGAGGTCGATCCGGCTGAACAACGACTATTGAAGCCATTTGAGCGAGTTCAGCTATGGCTTTCAAAAGCAGAAACTATGATAACAGAGGCAGAAAAGTTGAATGCAGATGGCCCTCAACAAATGAATAACTTGTGTCTCGGCGGCTGTGCTTCCAAGAATTGCTTGTCTAGCTACAAGTTTGGTAAAAAAGTGGCCAAAATGCTTAAGAAAATAAATGATCATAGGAGTAACGGAGCTTTTGCAAAGGTAGCAGAGAGTCAGCCTGCAGCTTCAGTGGTGGTAAGACCTGAAGAGCGGCCAATTTCTCAAGAATCCATGATCGAAAAGGTATGGAGCTGCATCAAGGACAAAGATGTGGGGGTCATTGGCCTCTATGGCTTAGGGGGCGTTGGCAAGACAACACTCCTGACTCAAATTAACAACAAGTTCAGCACCACACCAAATGATTTCGATGTTATAATTTGGGCACTGGTGTCTAAACATTCTGATGTTGGAAAGATTCAAGATAGAATTGGTGGAAACATTGGCTTTTCAGATGCATTCTGGAAGAGTTAAAGTGTTGACGAGAAAGCTGTAGATATCTATGGAGTGTTGTGAAACAAGAGATTTGTTGTATTATTGGTTGATTTCTGGGAGAGGGTGGATTTGAACCAAGTTGGGATACCAAAACCAAGCCAAGAAAATGGTTCCAAACTTATTTTCACTACTCGATCTTTGGATGTATATGGCGAAATGGAACCtcgaaagaaaatcaaagtggaGTGCTTGGGACCAGAAAAGGCTTGGGAATTGTTCCAAGACAAAGTTGGAGACGAAACTATCAATAGTCATCCAGATATTCGAAAACTAGCTGAAGAAGTAGCCGAAAGGTGTGGTGGGTTACCTCTTGCATTAATTACAATCAGTCGTGGCATGGCTTGCAAGACAACACCTGGGGAATggaaatatgaaattgaaaagttgaaGCGATCTTCATTACCGAAAATGGAAAATGAGCTATTTCCACTTTTAAAATTCAGTTATGATAATTTGCCTAAAGTGACAATGAAATGTTGCCTCCTATATTGTTGCCTGTATCCAGAAGATCATTGTATTCCCAAAAAGAGATTAGTGGAGTATTGATTTTGTGAAGGGCTGTTGAATGAATTTGATAGAATTTGTGAAGTTCAAATGCACGGAAACTACATTATCAACTCTCTTCTTAGTGCTTGTTTATTGGAAAATGGTGGTGAAATAGGTGGAGAAGATTGTGTTAAGATGCATGATGTGGTTCGTGACATGGCTTTATGGATAGCGTGTGAGCTTGAAACAAAAGAGGAGAAATTTTTTGTAAAAGCAGGGGCTCAATTATTTGAAGAACCAGATGTTAAGGCATGGGAAGGTGCAAAAAGAATGTCAGTGATGAAAAACCAGATTGAAGTTCTCAAAGGAACACCTAAATACCCTAACCTTCGAACTTTGTTTCTTAGCGAAAATAAGTTGCAGGTGGTCAGCAATGGCTTCTGCCGGTTTATTCCTCATCTAATGGTGTTAAATCAGAGAATATAGGTTTAGGAGCATTGCCTGAGGGAATTTCACAATTGATTTCACTACAATCTCTCGATTTATCCTGGACTAGCATAACAGAGTTGCCAATGGAGTTGAAATCTTTGACAAACCTGAAAATGTTGAACTTGAGTTACACATACGATCTCAGGAAAATCCCATCGCATCTGATATCTAGTTTTTCCAAATTACAAATATTTAGAACATGGTGCACGACAAGTGGATATTATCCAAAGGAAGATAATGTTCTGAATGGGGACAATGAAAATCTTATAGAAGAGTTGAAAAGTTTGCGACATTTGAACATACTAACGATACCACCAATTAAAAGCTTGTTTGCTCTAGAAAGGTTTGTGAGCTTCCACTTGTTTCAATGTTGCACCCAAGCACTACATTTGAGGCATCTTAGAGAGTCAAATGTGTTTAATGTTTTATGCTTGGAAAACATGGAGCGGGGCTAGAGACATTATGTTTCGAGGGCTGTGGAAGTATAGAGGAGATTAAAATGGAaaaactgtaacagcccgatttagggcctaatcggaacagtagttttgggaccacaaatccgatgagaaaaattttattattattattatatttttatggtttacaacTTCACAGaaagatttcttgaaaatttcgtttgaaaattttgatgtttgagcaCTCAAATTAgtaaaaaagaactaaattgtaaaaagtgcaaaagtcgAGTTCCATATGTCAaaggtgtttaattgttatgaaattacaaattaggggtccttatgtagtaattagaccattagttagtgatggacaaaaaAATGGTTAAGTGAAAcaggattttttttaagtaagggcattttagtcatctagtaaataaatagaattaaaatgggaaaaagatgtaaaaatggGTTTCATCATCTTTGTTGCTGTCGAAAATTtaaagaagccatagctagggtttctttacttcttcaagctcatagtaagtgcattctagccccgtttttaatgttctttgcatttttgagattCCCGTAGCTCGGTTTATCTATGTCTActgttattttgagctagggttgaaatttgaaaaattacccatgtgtgaaatgtatgtattttgatgttttatggaagaatatgaagctagaatttatgttaaataacttttgctagccgattttaagtgaaaccgagcaaaataacataatcggtaaaaatatttaatgttcataagtaagagttagagtgagaatttgatgtttccatagaaggaaaatgtgttcagcatgttgtaaaacataagaataaggaatgaaatttaatttccgaactttgggacaaaaatgtaaatatgtaaaagtttagggacaaaattataatttttgctAAAGTTAGGtcgaggactgttttgataaatgtgaatattaaacaagctaaatttgctattatagatcaagagagacGTGGAAACAACCTCgataagggaaaagaaaagattgtggattgaattgtaaaatttcctatattttgtaccgaggtaagttgtatgtaattaaaacattgtcataactatttttttatatatatttttataatatatgagaAATAGTTGAATATGAAATAGTATATAACACTTAGAAATTTGGAATTTGTAGttgaattgttaaaaattaaCTTGGATTGTGGATATATCAATTGCGAGTAATGATTGaagtggtttgaattgaattattaaaattgttatgaGTTTGGATGGAAATATTGAGAGTATGAATTGTTATGGATAAATTATAAATCATTGATGGGTAGAAATCTCTGTGGAACTGTCGGAATAAGAAAGGCTTGAATAAAATGTCTGcgaacacgtgtgtagtactaagtgcaggctactatgtgaaccggaaggccttggtcacgtgtgtagtactatgtgtaggctactacgtgaaccggaaaacttgatcacgtgtgtagtactatgtgaaggctactacgtgtatcgaatgataatagTTAAATGAGTGGTACTATGTGCAAACCACCGACTGTTTGCTATTATACCGACATGTTCAAAGTGATATGAGTATGGTAAACAAATATGAATATATGATTGAAATGTGATAAGTTGCAAAAGAGTAACTAGAGTGATGAAGTTTTGTATTGTGCTTAcaaaataaatggttatagtgTTATGTGAATAAGTGAATTTGAAACAGAACAGATTTGGATAGTGGCAGTGATGTTAGttcgaaaaatcaccaaaaattatagaaatatagtTAGTAGTTGAATAagaaatggaattaaagcttaatgagtcttcTTTCACATAAAAGAGAAAGAATGACCAAAGGAGttatatattctgagatattagaattttagtgagacaagatctgaatgatttcgaaatcctctattttgaatttggaaaatctctaaaaattgtacaaaaataattatattttgtaatttacatgcttaaatttattattgagtctattttcaaaagaaataagtgGGAAcaccatttgaattctgtactaagagataactgacatttagtgaagagaggtcagaaatgtcaagcagtgaaacaggggaacatttagagaataaactgtactaatttgctgaacctaaaattataaaaattttatggtaataaggtatatgagtctagttccaggaaaaatttacggatcttaatttagagtttcgtagctccagatataaataatttagtgactatgacgcagaaaaacagtttgctggaaattgaataaataatagatttatgtgtgataaaaattatattatctatggtatcatgctagaaatttatttatcaattaaa
Protein-coding sequences here:
- the LOC121218646 gene encoding probable disease resistance protein At5g63020, which produces MGNCCSVQIGLENFIIRGLDPIVGHDNYVCKLKQTLPTLSVALQELRALRNDMQREVDPAEQRLLKPFERVQLWLSKAETMITEAEKLNADGPQQMNNLCLGGCASKNCLSSYKFGKKVAKMLKKINDHRSNGAFAKVAESQPAASVVVRPEERPISQESMIEKVWSCIKDKDVGVIGLYGLGGVGKTTLLTQINNKFSTTPNDFDVIIWALVSKHSDVGKIQDRIGGNIGFSDAFWKS
- the LOC121218445 gene encoding probable disease resistance protein At1g12290 produces the protein MEPRKKIKVECLGPEKAWELFQDKVGDETINSHPDIRKLAEEVAERCGGLPLALITISRGMACKTTPGEWKYEIEKLKRSSLPKMENELFPLLKFSYDNLPKVTMKCCLLYCCLICEVQMHGNYIINSLLSACLLENGGEIGGEDCVKMHDVVRDMALWIACELETKEEKFFVKAGAQLFEEPDVKAWEGAKRMSVMKNQIEVLKGTPKYPNLRTLFLSENKLQVVSNGFCRFIPHLMVLNQRI